Below is a genomic region from Aurantimonas sp. HBX-1.
GGAAGTCGGCGCCGCCCGCCAGCGCTTCCCGCGCGGCCTGCGCGATCAGCTCCGGCGTCTCCAGTTCCCCGGTCTCGAGGATCGCCTTCAGTAGCTTCGGCCCGGCCGCCTGTTTCACCGCCCGGACCTGGCGTTCGACATGGCCCGGTGCGTCCGCCAGCAGGCGATAGTCGATCACCATGTCGATCTCGTCGGCACCGGCCGCCAGCGCCGATGCGGCATCACGTGCGGTCTGTTCCGGGTCGTCGGAGCCGTGCGGAAAATTCACCACCGTGGCGATGCGCAACTGCGGGGCCGTCGATCGCGCCAGCGCGACGAAGCGCGACCAGATGCAGATCGCCGCGACGCGTCCCTGCGGCGTCTCGGCGCGCTTGCAGAGGGCGGCGACGTCGGCCTCGGTGCAGTCGTCGTTGAGGTTGGTCAGGTCGAGGCAGGCGATCAGGGCGCGCGCCGCATCGGCTTCGGAATGGTCGGTCATCGTCAGGCTCTCTCAGAATTCCGGCGGGCCCGACTACGGGCAGGGATCACGGTGAATGCCTCAGAAGCGCGGCAGCGCCGCCGCGAGAATGCGGGCGAGGATCGCGCCGCCCTTCGGCGCCACGTCCTTGGTCTCCTGGTGCGACAGCTCGGCGCCGGTCATGCCCGCACCGTAATTGGTCAGGACCGAGGCCGCCACCACCCTGAGGCCGAGGAAGCGGGCGAGGATCGTCTCCGGCACGGTCGACATGCCGACGGCATCGGCGCCGAGGATGCGGGCCATGCGGATCTCCGCCGGGGTCTCGAAGGAGGGGCCGGAGAACCACATGTAGACGCCGCCGGAAAGCGTCAGCCCTGCCGCCGCCGCGGCCTCCCGCATGTGGCCGCGCAAGCTCGCGTCATAGGCCTCGGTCATGCCGGTGAAGCGCGCGTCGGAAGCCTCGCCGATCAGCGGGTTGCGGCCGGAGAAGTTGATGTGGTCGTCGATCAGCATCACCGAGCCGGGCGCAAGCTCCGGCCTCAGCGACCCGGCGGCATTGGTCAGCACCAGGATCTCGACGCCGAAAGCCTTCAGCGCCGCCAGCGCCGGGCGCATCGCCGCGGCATCGCCGGCCTCGTAATAGTGGATCCGGCCGGACAGGACGACCACCGGCACGCCGTTCAACCGGCCCCAGACGAGTTCGCCGGAATGGCCGCTGACGCCGCTCTGCGGGAAGCCCGGCAGGTCGCCATAGGCAATGCGCAGCGGATCTTCGAGCGCGTCGACGAGCCCCCCGAGCCCCGAGCCGAGCACCAGCGCGATGCGGGCGCGGCGTTCCCCGAGCCGGCTTGCCAGAAGGTCGCGATCGTCGCTCACCCGAGATCGTCCGCAGCGAAGCCGCGCGGGAAGAGGTCGCCGAGCAGCAGGGTTTCCCGCACCCCGGTCTCGTCGCAGAGATGCACCTTGGTGCGCGGATCGGCGAACTCGGCGATGCGCTGGCGGCAGCCGCCGCAGGGCGTGCACAGCGCCAGCTTCTCGGCGAGCACCGCGATCTCGGCGATGCGGCCGCCGCCGTCCATCACCATGTGGGCGATCGCCGTCGTCTCGGCGCACCAGCCTTCCGGAAAGCTCACCACCTCGATGTTGCAGCCGGCATAGATGCGCCCGTCGCTGGTGCGGATCGCCGCGCCGACGGGAAACTTCGAATACGGCGCGTGCGCCTTGCGCATCGCCGAACGCGCCAGCGCGAACAGATCGTCAGCCATCGCCGTTTGTCCTCGTCGGCCGGCCGCGTCGCGCGGCGGCATCATCGTTCTTTCACGTAGGGAATGCCGCCGGCCTTGGGCGGCGTCGCCTTGCCGACGAAGCCGGCGAGCAGCACGACGGTCAGGATGTAGGGCAGCGCCTGGACGAACTGCGCCGGGATCTCGCCGATCAGCGGCAGGGAGATGCCCTGGATGCGGATCGAGGAGGCGTCGAGAAAGCCGAACAAGAGGCAGGCGAACATCACCGGCATCGGCTTCCAGTTGGCGAAGATCAGCGCGGCGAGCGCGATGTAGCCCTTGCCGGCGGTCATGTCGCGGGTGAAGCCGGCGGCCTGGGCGACCGACAGATAGGTGCCGGCGAAGCCGGTGAGGATGCCGCAGATGATCACCGCCCGGTAGCGCAGCCAGGTGACGGAGATGCCGGCCGTGTCCACGGCGGCGGGGTTCTCGCCCACCGCCCGCAGCCGCAGGCCGAAGCGGGTGCGGAACATCACCCACCAGGTGACCGGCACCATCAGGAAGGCGACATAGACCAGCAGCGTCTGGCCGGAGACGATCACCGCGTAGATCGGCCCGATCACCGGCACGTCGGCGATCGCGCCGGCGCCCGGCAGGTCAATCGACGCGAAGCGGGCATCGCCGGTGAGGCTCGGCGTGCGGCCGCCCTGGGCGAACCAGGCCTGGCCGAGGATCATGGTGAGGCCGGCCGCGATGAAGTTGAGCGCCACGCCCGAGACGATCTGGTTGCCGCGATAGGTGATCGAGGCAAGCCCGTGCACCAGCGAGAAGGCGGTGGCGGCCAGCACCCCGACCAGCAGGCCGAGCAGGGCCGAGCCCCAGACCGCCGCCGCCGTGGCGGAGGCGAAGGCGGCGACCAGCATCTTGCCCTCGAGCGAGATGTCGAAGATGCCAGCCCGCTCCGAATAGAGCCCGGCGAGCGCCGCGAAGAGCAGCGGCGTCGACAGGCGGATGGTGGCATCGAGCACGTCGATCCAGGCGCCGAAATCCATCATCGTGCCTCCTCCGCGCCGGCAACCGGGGCCCGGCGCAGGCTCGCCCAGCGGTAGGCGGCGCCGACGCCCGGCCGGAACATGTTCTCCAGGGCACCGGCGAAGAGGATGACCAGGCCCTGGATGATGACGATCATGTCGCGGGAGATCGCCGGCATGTCGAAGGCGAGTTCCGCCCCGCCCTGGTAGAGCACGCCGAACAGCAGCGCCGCCGGAAGGATGCCGGCCGGGTGGCCGCGGCCCATCAGCGCGACGGCGATGCCGACGAAGCCGGCGCCGCCGGGAAAGTCGATCAGCAGCCGGTACTGGTCCCCCATCACCGGATTGAGCGCCATCATCCCGGCGAGGCCGCCGGAGATCAGCATGGTCACGACGACCAGCCGCGTGCCAGGCATGCCGGCATAGCGCGCGGCGCGCGGCGAGAAGCCGAGCGTGCGGATCTCGTAGCCGAGCCGCGTCCGCCAGATCAGCACCCAGACGAAGAGGGAGGCGGCGAGCGCCACGAACAGCGAGACGTTGAGCGGCGCGCCGCCGAGACTGGCGCCGAACAGCTCGAACAGGCCGTCGAGCTTGGGCAGCTGGCCCCCGGCCTCGAACGTCCGGGTCTCCGGCGCCATCGTCCCGGCGGGCTTCAGCACGTTGACCAGCAGATAGACCATCAGCGCCGCGGCGATGAAGTTGAACATGATCGTGGTGATGACGATGTGGCTACCGCGGCGGGCCTGCAGCCAGGCTGGGATCAGCGCCCAGAGCGCCCCGAAGGCGCAGGACGCCGCGACGGCGAGCGGCAGGTTCAGCCACCACGGCAATATGCCGCCGAGGCCGAGCGCCACGGTGGCGACGCCGAGACCGCCGAGATAGGCCTGGCCCTCGCCGCCGATGTTGAACAGGCCGCCATGGAAGGCGACCGCGACCGCCAGCCCGGTGAAGACGAAGCTGGTGGCGTAATAGAGGGTGAAGCCGATGCCCTCGCCGTAGCCGAAGGCGCCGCGGATCATCAGGGCCGCCGCCTCGACCGGGCTTTCCCCGACGAGCAGCACGACGAGCCCCGCGACCGCGAAGGCGACGACGAGATTGACCAGCGGGATGAGGCCATAGTCGATCCAGGCCGGCAGCTTGACGAAGGGACGGCTCATCGCGGCTCTATTCGGGGGTCTTCAGGAGGTCGATATGGCCGCGCTTGGTCAGCTTGAAGAACGGGTTGTGGGCAAGCTCCCAGAGATGGCCGTCGGGATCGGAGAAATAGCACGAATAGCCGCCCCAGAAGGTCGGCTCGGGCGGCTTGACCGGCGCGGCGCCTGCCGCCACCGCCCTGTCGAACAGCCGGTCGACATCCTTCTCCCCGGGCATGTTGATCGCCAGCGCGACATTGGGAAACGGCGCGTCACCGCCCTTCGTCGCGCGGCCGACATCGGCGGCGAGATCCTTGCGGCCGAACAGCGACAGGACCATGCGCTCGCCCTGCATGAACACCACCGTCTCGTTGCCGGCCTTGGTCCGCGTCCAGCCGAGCGCCTCGTAGAAGGCCGCCGAACGTTCGAGGTCGTCGACGGCCAGCGTCACCAGACAGATCCGCGCGTCCTTCACTCCGCCGCCTCCCTTTCGTGCACCCCGGCCATCAAGAGGCCGATCTCGCCCTCGCTGGCGTCCGGGCCGCGCTCGCCGACGATGCGGCCGGAAAACATCACCAGGATGCGGTCCGACAAAGCGCGGATCTCGTCGAGCTCGACCGACACCAGCAGGATCGCCTTGCCGGCGTCGCGCATGGCGATGATGCGCTTGTGGATGAACTCGATGGCGCCGACATCGACGCCGCGGGTCGGCTGGCCGATCAGCAGAACCTCCGGGTCGCGCTCCATCTCCCTCGCCAGCACGATCTTCTGCTGGTTGCCGCCGGAGAAATTCGCCGTCTTCAATCGGCAGTCCGGCGGGCGGATGTCGTAGGCCTCGATTTTTTCGCGCGCGTCGCGGCGCATGGCGTTCAAGTCGAGCAGCGGGCCGCGGGCGAAGCGCCTGTCGCGCTGGTAGCCGAGCATGGCGTTCTCGTTTTCCTCGAAGGCGAGGACGAGACCCATGTGGTGCCGGTCTTCCGGCACGTGGGCGCAGCCGATCCGCCGCAGCATCGCCGGGTCGGCCTCGACGCAGGGGTCGATGTCGTGGCCGGCCATGGCGATCCGCCCGGCCTCGGCGCGG
It encodes:
- a CDS encoding VOC family protein, producing MKDARICLVTLAVDDLERSAAFYEALGWTRTKAGNETVVFMQGERMVLSLFGRKDLAADVGRATKGGDAPFPNVALAINMPGEKDVDRLFDRAVAAGAAPVKPPEPTFWGGYSCYFSDPDGHLWELAHNPFFKLTKRGHIDLLKTPE
- a CDS encoding cytidine deaminase, with the translated sequence MADDLFALARSAMRKAHAPYSKFPVGAAIRTSDGRIYAGCNIEVVSFPEGWCAETTAIAHMVMDGGGRIAEIAVLAEKLALCTPCGGCRQRIAEFADPRTKVHLCDETGVRETLLLGDLFPRGFAADDLG
- a CDS encoding purine-nucleoside phosphorylase, with protein sequence MSDDRDLLASRLGERRARIALVLGSGLGGLVDALEDPLRIAYGDLPGFPQSGVSGHSGELVWGRLNGVPVVVLSGRIHYYEAGDAAAMRPALAALKAFGVEILVLTNAAGSLRPELAPGSVMLIDDHINFSGRNPLIGEASDARFTGMTEAYDASLRGHMREAAAAAGLTLSGGVYMWFSGPSFETPAEIRMARILGADAVGMSTVPETILARFLGLRVVAASVLTNYGAGMTGAELSHQETKDVAPKGGAILARILAAALPRF
- a CDS encoding ABC transporter permease, which codes for MSRPFVKLPAWIDYGLIPLVNLVVAFAVAGLVVLLVGESPVEAAALMIRGAFGYGEGIGFTLYYATSFVFTGLAVAVAFHGGLFNIGGEGQAYLGGLGVATVALGLGGILPWWLNLPLAVAASCAFGALWALIPAWLQARRGSHIVITTIMFNFIAAALMVYLLVNVLKPAGTMAPETRTFEAGGQLPKLDGLFELFGASLGGAPLNVSLFVALAASLFVWVLIWRTRLGYEIRTLGFSPRAARYAGMPGTRLVVVTMLISGGLAGMMALNPVMGDQYRLLIDFPGGAGFVGIAVALMGRGHPAGILPAALLFGVLYQGGAELAFDMPAISRDMIVIIQGLVILFAGALENMFRPGVGAAYRWASLRRAPVAGAEEAR
- the deoC gene encoding deoxyribose-phosphate aldolase translates to MTDHSEADAARALIACLDLTNLNDDCTEADVAALCKRAETPQGRVAAICIWSRFVALARSTAPQLRIATVVNFPHGSDDPEQTARDAASALAAGADEIDMVIDYRLLADAPGHVERQVRAVKQAAGPKLLKAILETGELETPELIAQAAREALAGGADFLKTSTGKTARHASLDAARIMLEAIAADGGTVGFKASGGIRSFEEARSYRELAESVCGAGWAGPARFRIGASSVLGDLLAVAGGTARATHKATY
- a CDS encoding ABC transporter permease: MDFGAWIDVLDATIRLSTPLLFAALAGLYSERAGIFDISLEGKMLVAAFASATAAAVWGSALLGLLVGVLAATAFSLVHGLASITYRGNQIVSGVALNFIAAGLTMILGQAWFAQGGRTPSLTGDARFASIDLPGAGAIADVPVIGPIYAVIVSGQTLLVYVAFLMVPVTWWVMFRTRFGLRLRAVGENPAAVDTAGISVTWLRYRAVIICGILTGFAGTYLSVAQAAGFTRDMTAGKGYIALAALIFANWKPMPVMFACLLFGFLDASSIRIQGISLPLIGEIPAQFVQALPYILTVVLLAGFVGKATPPKAGGIPYVKER